The DNA segment GCGGCGAACGGGTGGGTGAGGCGCTTCTCGATGTCCTTGATGGTGATGAGGCCCTTGAGCTCGTAGGCCTCGTTCACGACGAGGAGCTTCTCGATGCGGTGCTCGTGCAGCAGCTTCTGGGCGTCGTCCTGGGTGATGCCCTCGCGGCCGGTGACGAGCTTCGTCGTCATCACGTCCTCGACCTTCTGGGAGAAGTTCTTCTCGAAGCGCACGTCGCGGCTGGTGAGGATGCCCACCAGGCGCTTGCCCTGCACCACGGGCACGCCGGACACGCCGTGCATCTTCATCAGCTCCAGGGCGCGGGCGAGCGGCGCCTTGGGTTCGATGGTGATGGGGTCCACGACCATGCCGCTCTCGAACTTCTTGACCTTGAGGACCTCCAGGGCCTGCTGCTCGGGCGTCATGTTCTTGTGGATGACGCCGATGCCACCCTCCTGGGCCATGGCGATGGCGGTGCGCGCCTCCGTCACGGTGTCCATGGCGGCGGACAGCAGAGGAACGTTCAGCCGGATGTTGCGAGTGAGGCGGGTGGTGAGGTCGGCATCACGCGGGGTGACGGCGCTCTCACCGGGCAGCAGGAGCACGTCGTCGAAGGTGAGGGCCAGCCGGATATCGGGGTTCAACATGGGGGCTCCCGGAGGCCCCGCGGGGCACCAGCGCCCGGCGGGTGCGTGTCCATACGGTTTGCGCGGCTGCCGCGCAACGGAAGAAGGTTTTTTGCCGCCCGTTCCCAGGGACTTCAGGTGATACTCGGCGTCCCACCAACACTTATTGGGACTTGGACCGGGCCTTGGCGGAATTGAATCAAGCGGGGGCGGTCGGGCTGGTGGTGAAGCTGCCCTTCGCCACCCCCGAGGAGTTCCTCGCGAAATACGGGGGCAACATCACCCAGGGCGGCATCTATTTGCGCGCCAAGGCCGTGCGCCCCCCAGGCACGGCCGTTACCCTGGACCTCCGCCTGGCAAGCGGCGACCGGCTCCTCTACACGGCGGCCATCGTCCACTTCGTCACCGGTCAGCAGGGCCAGGGCATCTCCGGCATGGGTCTGAAGTTCGGGGAGGCGGATCCCCCAACCCGCCGATTCCTGGACGCCGCGGTCGCCATCCTCCCGCACGCCCAGTCGGACGTGCCGCCCGTGCCCAACGGCGTGGGCCCCGCCGACTTCTCCGTGCCCGCCCCGGCGGCGGCCCCTGCCCTGCCCCCGGCCGTGGCCGCGGTCCCCGGCGCCTCGGCCCGGATGGACTCCCCGGCCGCTGCCGCCGCGCCCGCGCTGGAGATGGTGACGGATGCCGCGCTGGGGCTGACCATCGACGAGCCGCCCCGGACGGGGCCGGTGATCGGCATCGACCTGGGGACGACGAACTCGTGCGCCGCGTTCGTGCGCGGCAACAAGCCCGGGGTGCTGCCCAGCCGCGAGGGCCACAACACGGTGCCCTCCATCCTCGCGTTCAACCAGCGCGGCAAGCTGGTGGTGGGCCACCCCGCGAAGGGGCAGATGCTCACCAACCCGCGCCAGACGGTGTACGGCGCCAAGCGGCTGGTGGGCCGACCGTACGCGTCGCCCATCGTGGGGCAGATCAAGGGCCGCTTCCACTACGAGATCGCCGCGGGCCAGGCCGGCGAGGCGGCGGTGCGGCTGGGTGACCGCATCTATTCGCTCCAGCAGATCTCCGCGCTGATCCTCCGCGAAGTGCGTGAGGTGGCGCAGAACCAGCTGGGCCAGATCATCTCGCGAGCGGTCATCACGGTGCCCGCCTACTACAACGACAACCAGCGGCACGCGGTGCGCGAGGCGGGCAAGCTCGCGGGCCTGTACGTGGAGCGCATCCTCAACGAGCCCACGGCGGCGGCGCTGGCGTACGGTTACGGCAAGAAGCTCAACCAGCGCGTGCTGGTGTACGACCTGGGTGGCGGCACGTTCGACGCGTCGGTGCTGGAGCTGCACGACACCGTCTACGAGGTGATCTCCACCGGCGGCGACACGTTCCTGGGCGGCATCGACTTCGACAACGCCATCGTGGAGTACCTCCTGGAGGAGTTCCAGCGGCAGACGGGCCGCGCCTTCCAGGGGGACCGGGTGGCCCTGCAGCGCATCAACGACGCGGCGGAGCGGGCCAAGTGCGCCCTGTCCGAGCGCTCCGAGATGCGGGTGCACGTGGCCTTCATCACGATGATCGACAACAAGCCGTACGACCTGGACGTCACGCTCACGCGGCAGAAGTTGATCGCCCTGACAGAGGGGCTGGTGGACCGCACGGTCCAGGTCTGTGAAGAGGTGCTCCAGGCCAAGGGGCTGAAGCCCACGGACATCGACGAGGTGATCCTCGTCGGTGGGCAGAGCCGCTTCCCGCTGGTGCACGAGAAGATCACGAAGTTCTTCGGCCGGCCGCCCAGCAAGGGCGTGCACCCGGACGAGGCCGTGGCGCTGGGCGCGGCGCTCCTGGCGCACAGCCTGGGACAGATGGAAGGCGTGGTGCTCATCGACGTGCTGCCCATGGCCATTGGCGTGGGGCTGCCGGGTGGGCGCTTCAAGCCGGTGCTGGAGCGCAACGTGTCGCTGCCGGCGGCCAAGAGCTACACGCTCTCCACGCACCGGGACGGACAGACGGAGCTGGAGCTCACCGTCTTCCAGGGCGACTCCGACCGCGCGCAGGACAATGAATACCTGGGCACGCTGCGGCTCGCGGGCCTGCCGAAGAAGCCTCGCGGCGCGGTGCAGGTGTCGGTGACGTTCGAGGTGAACAACGAATCGCTGCTCAAGGTGACCGCGAAGGAAGGCACCACGGGGCGCGAGGTCGTCAGCACGTTCACTACCC comes from the Corallococcus exiguus genome and includes:
- a CDS encoding TIGR02266 family protein, which encodes MAELNQAGAVGLVVKLPFATPEEFLAKYGGNITQGGIYLRAKAVRPPGTAVTLDLRLASGDRLLYTAAIVHFVTGQQGQGISGMGLKFGEADPPTRRFLDAAVAILPHAQSDVPPVPNGVGPADFSVPAPAAAPALPPAVAAVPGASARMDSPAAAAAPALEMVTDAALGLTIDEPPRTGPVIGIDLGTTNSCAAFVRGNKPGVLPSREGHNTVPSILAFNQRGKLVVGHPAKGQMLTNPRQTVYGAKRLVGRPYASPIVGQIKGRFHYEIAAGQAGEAAVRLGDRIYSLQQISALILREVREVAQNQLGQIISRAVITVPAYYNDNQRHAVREAGKLAGLYVERILNEPTAAALAYGYGKKLNQRVLVYDLGGGTFDASVLELHDTVYEVISTGGDTFLGGIDFDNAIVEYLLEEFQRQTGRAFQGDRVALQRINDAAERAKCALSERSEMRVHVAFITMIDNKPYDLDVTLTRQKLIALTEGLVDRTVQVCEEVLQAKGLKPTDIDEVILVGGQSRFPLVHEKITKFFGRPPSKGVHPDEAVALGAALLAHSLGQMEGVVLIDVLPMAIGVGLPGGRFKPVLERNVSLPAAKSYTLSTHRDGQTELELTVFQGDSDRAQDNEYLGTLRLAGLPKKPRGAVQVSVTFEVNNESLLKVTAKEGTTGREVVSTFTTRDTPESVKARLAQEESAPAPVPPVVTPGNVAPAARKVAAAPPVVQEAAPDVAIVSKQKGFMGWLKGLFGRA